The following proteins come from a genomic window of Natronosalvus vescus:
- a CDS encoding MBL fold metallo-hydrolase, with the protein MRVTFLGTGSAIPTGERFQTGLVVQESGRTLLVDCGSGVIHRLQQSGIGFEAVSSVLLTHHHLDHVADLLPLMKARWLAGEEHLEIVGPQGTKALVDGHLSVHEYMQEKLELRVREVVPGSFSVANFDVDAYETRHSLPCLAYRFGDYVTFSGDSEAFPGLANFADGSGILIHDCSFPDDVDVSNHPTPSELGQALAGTDIGRVYLTHLYPHTDGRHTEMQDSIANHYDGDVRFAEDLQTISIE; encoded by the coding sequence ATGCGCGTCACGTTTCTCGGTACCGGGAGTGCGATTCCGACCGGCGAGCGTTTTCAAACGGGGCTGGTCGTGCAAGAGTCGGGACGAACCCTCCTCGTCGATTGTGGCAGTGGCGTCATCCACCGACTCCAGCAATCCGGTATCGGCTTTGAGGCGGTCTCGAGCGTCCTGTTGACCCACCATCACCTGGATCACGTCGCCGACTTGCTCCCGCTGATGAAAGCTCGGTGGCTCGCGGGCGAGGAACACCTCGAGATTGTCGGCCCGCAGGGAACGAAAGCACTCGTCGACGGCCACCTCTCGGTGCACGAGTACATGCAGGAGAAACTCGAGCTTCGAGTCCGCGAAGTCGTCCCCGGCTCGTTTTCGGTAGCTAACTTCGATGTCGATGCCTACGAGACCCGACACTCACTGCCGTGTCTCGCCTACCGATTTGGCGATTACGTGACCTTTAGCGGGGACTCAGAGGCGTTCCCTGGTCTCGCGAACTTCGCCGACGGTTCGGGGATCTTGATCCACGACTGCTCGTTTCCAGATGATGTAGATGTCTCGAACCACCCGACGCCGAGCGAACTCGGACAGGCGCTCGCCGGCACCGATATCGGTCGGGTGTACCTGACACACCTGTATCCCCATACAGACGGGCGACACACCGAGATGCAGGATTCCATCGCCAACCACTACGACGGTGACGTCCGCTTTGCAGAGGATCTTCAGACGATCTCGATCGAGTAA
- a CDS encoding DUF7344 domain-containing protein codes for MGPNSGVTSRQLGTGAVHTDGESSSQPALTPDDRFHVLQTSRRRDVLRYLHQSGGAVDIRDLTDWVAAREHETTPEQLNSSQRQRVYISLYQTHLPKLDEYRIVRYDKDRGTVEPTERIEEFVEYLEPLSEEPDREWWRLYVLVTGISTILVSLSTVGLLRITPTVLSGLIVVLLVLVTSFHVLAESVLDGERRPTWPEWQSFVPSRGRRGDD; via the coding sequence ATGGGCCCCAACTCGGGTGTAACCTCACGGCAGTTGGGTACCGGGGCAGTGCACACGGATGGCGAATCGAGTAGTCAGCCAGCACTCACACCGGATGACCGGTTTCACGTCCTTCAGACGAGTCGCCGCCGTGACGTACTCCGCTATCTCCACCAGTCAGGTGGCGCCGTCGATATTCGTGATCTCACCGACTGGGTCGCCGCACGTGAGCACGAGACGACGCCTGAACAACTCAACTCGTCTCAGCGCCAACGGGTGTACATCTCGCTGTATCAGACCCACCTCCCGAAACTTGACGAGTATCGTATCGTTCGCTACGACAAAGACCGGGGAACCGTCGAACCGACCGAACGGATCGAGGAGTTCGTCGAGTACCTCGAGCCGCTATCCGAGGAGCCGGATCGAGAGTGGTGGCGACTGTACGTACTGGTGACCGGCATCAGTACGATCCTGGTTTCACTGTCGACTGTGGGCCTACTTCGGATTACTCCAACCGTCCTCTCCGGGCTGATCGTCGTCCTTCTGGTGCTGGTGACGAGTTTCCACGTGCTTGCCGAGTCGGTGCTCGATGGCGAGCGTCGACCCACGTGGCCCGAGTGGCAATCGTTCGTACCCAGCCGAGGGCGTCGTGGGGACGATTAG